In Amphiura filiformis chromosome 2, Afil_fr2py, whole genome shotgun sequence, one DNA window encodes the following:
- the LOC140141183 gene encoding techylectin-5B-like, which translates to MVKLEDFSNDTAYAHYQPFSIGSEASNYRLTIGAYSFGTAGDSLSRLNGHSFTTYNRDNDDWSSNCARLRQGAWWYGYDYLIYRHYNNVCGYSNLNGMYLGPAGSDYTGMYWYTWKSSWRSLKATTMMMRPLTE; encoded by the coding sequence ATGGTAAAACTAGAGGATTTCAGTAATGACACAGCCTACGCACATTATCAGCCATTTAGTATTGGTAGTGAAGCATCAAATTATAGACTTACCATTGGGGCCTACAGTTTTGGTACTGCTGGGGATTCACTATCTCGTCTCAACGGACATTCTTTCACCACCTACAACAGGGACAATGATGACTGGTCTTCTAACTGTGCTAGACTTAGACAAGGTGCTTGGTGGTATGGATATGACTATTTAATTTATAGACATTATAATAATGTATGTGGTTACTCCAACCTGAATGGCATGTATCTAGGTCCTGCAGGAAGCGATTACACAGGAATGTACTGGTATACCTGGAAATCATCTTGGCGATCCCTCAAGGCCACGACTATGATGATGAGACCTTTAACAGAATAA
- the LOC140136160 gene encoding uncharacterized protein isoform X1: MAVSMIKFVAIFVITMATLGGVNGQITAIANELLQTNSLLANVTDTSIDISQTQAQILAAQTETQNTLTDISQTQTQTLETLNAMANTFNQVASLLEIQSQQLHNMTVAMNTMVSLLENQQDILRNISRSSPTALDPRIHQTYPPDQSIESSSSNDATSEKPIQTTTGMTTDTADMYTELGSDMTSETADDTSEKPIQTTTGMTTGTDGMTTGTARMTTGTARMTTGTDGMTIETAGMTPATAGMTTGRAEMTNTDVPQTTTTAVISAPSIQNCFDLVFFRNINYPSGIYSITPPNQNSSYNAYCDMDFEYGGWTVLQKRFDGSVDFHRSWFAWNDYKGGFGSFDGEFWLGLELVHLLTSSSGQSWELMIQLQDFNNDTAYARYQSFSIGDEASNYRLTIGRYSGTAGDSLYYHNNKPFSTFDRDNDRSSSNNCARDREGAWWYYSTCGYTNLNGMYLGPGPTERNDLTGMFWYHWKYSQSLKSSIMMMRPLTY, translated from the coding sequence ATGGCAGTATCTATGATTAAGTTTGTAGCCATCTTTGTCATTACCATGGCAACACTTGGTGGAGTTAATGGACAGATAACAGCTATAGCCAATGAACTTCTGCAGACTAACTCTCTGCTGGCAAATGTCACCGATACATCGATTGATATAAGCCAAACCCAGGCGCAGATACTAGCGGCACAAACTGAGACTCAAAATACTCTGACCGATATCAGCCAAACACAGACACAGACTCTTGAAACTCTGAATGCGATGGCAAATACATTCAACCAAGTAGCTTCTCTCCTAGAGATACAAAGTCAACAGCTACATAATATGACAGTTGCTATGAATACCATGGTGTCTTTACTAGAAAACCAACAAGACATTCTTCGTAACATCTCACGCTCTTCACCAACAGCTTTGGACCCACGAATCCATCAGACTTATCCACCAGATCAATCTATTGAAAGTAGTAGCTCTAATGATGCTACCAGTGAGAAACCAATACAGACTACAACAGGTATGACCACTGACACAGCGGATATGTACACTGAACTTGGATCCGATATGACCTCTGAAACAGCTGATGATACCAGTGAGAAACCAATACAAACTACAACAGGTATGACCACTGGAACAGATGGTATGACCACTGGAACAGCTCGTATGACCACTGGAACAGCTCGTATGACCACTGGAACAGATGGTATGACGATTGAAACAGCTGGTATGACCCCTGCAACAGCTGGTATGACCACTGGAAGAGCTGAGATGACCAACACAGACGTACCCCAGACGACCACTACTGCAGTGATAAGTGCGCCTTCTATACAGAACTGCTTTGATCTAGTTTTCTTTCGAAATATTAATTACCCTTCTGGAATCTACTCAATCACTCCTCCTAATCAAAACTCTTCATATAATGCATATTGTGACATGGACTTCGAGTATGGTGGATGGACTGTATTGCAGAAACGATTTGATGGATCGGTTGATTTTCATCGCTCATGGTTTGCCTGGAATGATTATAAAGGGGGATTCGGAAGCTTTGATGGAGAGTTTTGGTTAGGGCTGGAACTCGTTCACCTTCTGACTTCCTCGTCGGGTCAATCTTGGGAACTGATGATACAACTACAGGATTTCAATAATGACACAGCCTACGCGAGGTATCAGTCATTTAGCATTGGTGATGAAGCATCTAATTATAGACTTACCATTGGGCGCTACAGTGGTACTGCTGGGGATTCATTATATTATCATAACAATAAGCCTTTCTCAACCTTCGATCGGGATAATGATCGCTCGTCCTCTAATAACTGTGCTAGAGATAGAGAAGGTGCCTGGTGGTATTATTCTACCTGTGGTTACACCAACCTGAATGGCATGTATCTAGGTCCAGGTCCTACAGAAAGAAACGATCTCACAGGAATGTTCTGGTATCACTGGAAATATTCGCAATCCCTGAAGTCATCGATCATGATGATGAGACCTTTAACATATTAA
- the LOC140146309 gene encoding uncharacterized protein has translation MAVFVIKFVFIFYIAMATLDDVNCQFPITINGIQEIRALLENVTDTSVNISSILPGIGSLLKNQEGLQTLNNLLLLNNTVIADEMSNILAQIQGFLLHNLEKEQWNHGENMDLLQNQLRNQDHIIDLILAHLSSQHDFHNETMRILQTQHHTMGQIVATHVKNSNALTKIGETQTKIRILQFQTAATQTQILDTLTQMSETQSQIAGTQVQTLNIWTHMAENQTQMTTTHFERNQNTPSNITTQKTVVNTQIAGNPNNLTKTHEHEADTSNTLNQIKETQMQMAKTQTQMNDTQTQMAVTQNQMLLTISQMRDSQSETVNILSRIDETQTETAATQTQTLNTLNQLSETQTQVAVDQAQIRSTLTEMSHTQSQMANSFNQVVTLLQMQTQQLQNMSSTMDTVVSVLEKQQETLENISQSLPTVLNQQATQIELLNTQILAEKNDCPDTDSQDQLDQALTALIVTEAAMTTEKMKVITGEAEAWTTTAADVSIEASEMTTSDGDDKITSPYLHDCSELASQKEYPSGIYTITPNQGSSYEVYCEMETDGGGWTVFQRRFDGSVNFFRNWSNYSQGFGSLDGEFWLGLELVHLLTSSSNQSWELRIQLQDFSDDTAYAHYQPFSIGDEASNYRLTFGAYSGTAGDAMTNFNNNMPFSTYDKDNDVYNGNSVDINCARLFQDAWWHSTCSLSHLNGQYLDHRGYSTSIGIWWYSWKSSSESLKASTIMMRPIQ, from the coding sequence ATGGCTGTCTTTGTTATCAAGTTTGTGTTCATCTTCTATATTGCCATGGCAACATTGGATGATGTAAACTGTCAATTTCCAATAACCATAAACGGAATCCAAGAGATTCGCGCTCTCCTGGAAAATGTCACTGATACATCTGTCAACATTTCTTCAATTCTTCCAGGCATTGGAAGTTTGTTGAAGAATCAGGAGGGCTTGCAGACCTTGAACAACCTCCTACTGCTGAATAACACTGTAATTGCAGATGAGATGTCAAACATACTTGCACAAATCCAAGGTTTTTTGCTGCACAATCTAGAAAAGGAGCAGTGGAACCATGGTGAAAACATGGATTTACTTCAAAATCAACTGAGAAACCAGGATCACATAATCGATTTGATACTAGCCCATCTGAGTTCACAACATGATTTCCATAATGAGACAATGCGCATACTGCAGACTCAGCACCATACCATGGGACAGATTGTTGCAACTCACGTTAAGAACTCAAATGCCCTGACTAAAATTGGAGAAACTCAAACGAAAATAAGGATTCTTCAGTTTCAAACAGCAGCAACCCAAACTCAGATTCTGGATACCCTGACTCAGATGAGTGAAACTCAATCGCAGATAGCAGGAACTCAAGTCCAGACGTTAAACATCTGGACTCATATGGCTGAAAACCAAACGCAAATGACGACAACTCATTTCGAAAGGAATCAGAACACCCCATCAAATATCACAACACAAAAGACAGTTGTTAACACTCAAATTGCTGGGAATCCAAACAATCTGACTAAGACACATGAACATGAAGCCGAcacttccaatacattaaaccagATAAAGGAAACGCAAATGCAGATGGCAAAAACGCAAACGCAGATGAACGATACTCAAACCCAAATGGCTGTAACTCAGAATCAGATGTTACTAACCATAAGTCAAATGCGTGACTCACAGTCTGAGACTGTAAATATACTGAGTCGGATAGATGAAACCCAAACGGAAACTGCAGCAACTCAAACTCAGACACTTAATACATTGAATCAACTGAGCGAAACCCAAACCCAGGTGGCGGTAGATCAAGCCCAGATACGCAGTACTTTGACTGAGATGAGCCACACCCAATCACAGATGGCAAATTCTTTCAACCAGGTAGTAACCCTTCTGCAGATGCAAACTCAGCAGCTGCAGAACATGTCATCCACCATGGATACTGTAGTGTCTGTACTAGAGAAGCAGCAAGAAACTCTAGAGAATATTTCCCAGTCATTACCAACAGTACTAAACCAGCAAGCCACTCAGATTGAACTTTTGAACACACAAATACTGGCTGAGAAAAACGACTGCCCTGATACTGACTCTCAAGATCAATTGGACCAAGCTCTAACAGCTTTAATAGTCACAGAAGCAGCAATGACTACTGAAAAAATGAAGGTAATCACTGGAGAAGCTGAGGCATGGACTACTACAGCAGCTGATGTGTCCATTGAAGCATCTGAGATGACCACATCAGACGGAGATGACAAGATCACTTCTCCATATTTACATGATTGTTCCGAGCTTGCTTCCCAAAAAGAATACCCTTCTGGAATCTACACAATCACTCCCAACCAAGGCTCATCATATGAAGTATATTGTGAAATGGAAACTGATGGCGGTGGTTGGACTGTATTCCAGCGAAGATTTGATGGATCGGTTAATTTTTTTCGGAATTGGTCTAATTACTCACAAGGGTTTGGGAGCTTAGATGGAGAATTTTGGTTAGGGCTGGAACTCGTTCACCTTCTGACTTCCTCATCAAATCAATCTTGGGAACTGAGGATACAACTACAGGATTTCAGTGATGACACAGCCTACGCACATTATCAGCCATTTAGCATTGGTGATGAAGCATCTAATTATAGACTTACATTTGGGGCCTACAGTGGTACTGCTGGGGACGCTATGACTAACTTCAACAACAACATGCCTTTCTCCACCTACGATAAAGACAATGATGTCTATAATGGAAACTCTGTTGATATAAACTGTGCTCGTTTGTTTCAAGACGCCTGGTGGCACAGCACCTGTTCTCTTTCGCACCTAAATGGCCAGTATCTAGATCATAGAGGATACAGTACCTCAATCGGAATCTGGTGGTACTCCTGGAAATCATCTTCCGAATCCCTCAAGGCCTCCACCATAATGATGAGACCTATTCAATAG
- the LOC140136160 gene encoding uncharacterized protein isoform X2 has product MAVSMIKFVAIFVITMATLGGVNGQITAIANELLQTNSLLANVTDTSIDISQTQAQILAAQTETQNTLTDISQTQTQTLETLNAMANTFNQVASLLEIQSQQLHNMTVAMNTMVSLLENQQDILRNISRSSPTALDPRIHQTYPPDQSIESSSSNDATSEKPIQTTTGMTTGTDGMTTGTARMTTGTARMTTGTDGMTIETAGMTPATAGMTTGRAEMTNTDVPQTTTTAVISAPSIQNCFDLVFFRNINYPSGIYSITPPNQNSSYNAYCDMDFEYGGWTVLQKRFDGSVDFHRSWFAWNDYKGGFGSFDGEFWLGLELVHLLTSSSGQSWELMIQLQDFNNDTAYARYQSFSIGDEASNYRLTIGRYSGTAGDSLYYHNNKPFSTFDRDNDRSSSNNCARDREGAWWYYSTCGYTNLNGMYLGPGPTERNDLTGMFWYHWKYSQSLKSSIMMMRPLTY; this is encoded by the exons ATGGCAGTATCTATGATTAAGTTTGTAGCCATCTTTGTCATTACCATGGCAACACTTGGTGGAGTTAATGGACAGATAACAGCTATAGCCAATGAACTTCTGCAGACTAACTCTCTGCTGGCAAATGTCACCGATACATCGATTGATATAAGCCAAACCCAGGCGCAGATACTAGCGGCACAAACTGAGACTCAAAATACTCTGACCGATATCAGCCAAACACAGACACAGACTCTTGAAACTCTGAATGCGATGGCAAATACATTCAACCAAGTAGCTTCTCTCCTAGAGATACAAAGTCAACAGCTACATAATATGACAGTTGCTATGAATACCATGGTGTCTTTACTAGAAAACCAACAAGACATTCTTCGTAACATCTCACGCTCTTCACCAACAGCTTTGGACCCACGAATCCATCAGACTTATCCACCAGATCAATCTATTGAAAGTAGTAGCTCTAATGATGCTACCAGTGAGAAACCAATACAGACTACAACAG GTATGACCACTGGAACAGATGGTATGACCACTGGAACAGCTCGTATGACCACTGGAACAGCTCGTATGACCACTGGAACAGATGGTATGACGATTGAAACAGCTGGTATGACCCCTGCAACAGCTGGTATGACCACTGGAAGAGCTGAGATGACCAACACAGACGTACCCCAGACGACCACTACTGCAGTGATAAGTGCGCCTTCTATACAGAACTGCTTTGATCTAGTTTTCTTTCGAAATATTAATTACCCTTCTGGAATCTACTCAATCACTCCTCCTAATCAAAACTCTTCATATAATGCATATTGTGACATGGACTTCGAGTATGGTGGATGGACTGTATTGCAGAAACGATTTGATGGATCGGTTGATTTTCATCGCTCATGGTTTGCCTGGAATGATTATAAAGGGGGATTCGGAAGCTTTGATGGAGAGTTTTGGTTAGGGCTGGAACTCGTTCACCTTCTGACTTCCTCGTCGGGTCAATCTTGGGAACTGATGATACAACTACAGGATTTCAATAATGACACAGCCTACGCGAGGTATCAGTCATTTAGCATTGGTGATGAAGCATCTAATTATAGACTTACCATTGGGCGCTACAGTGGTACTGCTGGGGATTCATTATATTATCATAACAATAAGCCTTTCTCAACCTTCGATCGGGATAATGATCGCTCGTCCTCTAATAACTGTGCTAGAGATAGAGAAGGTGCCTGGTGGTATTATTCTACCTGTGGTTACACCAACCTGAATGGCATGTATCTAGGTCCAGGTCCTACAGAAAGAAACGATCTCACAGGAATGTTCTGGTATCACTGGAAATATTCGCAATCCCTGAAGTCATCGATCATGATGATGAGACCTTTAACATATTAA
- the LOC140141191 gene encoding uncharacterized protein, whose protein sequence is MAVSMIKFVVIFFITIATLGGVNGQITAIAPGFQQTISLLANVTDTATVMCSILLHLESSLQNQEDLQILANLLHENNTGAIEYMAAMMPDIIMLLQDRWEKEGAYTNETTGLLLSQLEVVQDNHEESKTILQNHQYTLTQMADIQSETLTNVTNMTATQRQTLDTLADIRQTERQMLAAQTVTQNTLTNMNQTQTQTLKTLNAMANTFNQVASLLEIQSRQLHNMTVAMNTMVSVLENQQDILQNISRSSPGALDPRIHQTYPPNQSIESGSTNAATSEKPTTTGMTTGTDGTATETARVTTRTARITTGTARMTTGTAGMTPGTDRMTTETPGMTTERAGITTDRVEMPTTELPEMTTNVLTTVVTAPPIQNCLDLVFLGDYPSGIYSITPNQGSSYNVYCEMETEFGGWTVFQKRFDGSVDFYRGWLAWNDYKEGFGSLDGEFWLGLERLHLLTSSSGKSWELMIKLEDFNNDTAYEIYQPFSIGNEASNYTLYVGSYYIGNAGNSLSSNNRRHFTTYNRDNDNWSSSNCARSRQGAWWYGRTYYYHDDCSYSNLNGRYLGPTGNDLTGMYWYDWKRSYRSLKASTMMMRPLTE, encoded by the coding sequence ATGGCAGTGTCTATGATCAAGTTTGTGGTCATCTTTTTTATTACCATTGCAACACTTGGTGGAGTCAATGGTCAAATAACAGCTATAGCACCTGGATTTCAGCAGACCATCTCTCTACTGGCAAATGTCACCGATACGGCAACCGTTATGTGTTCTATTCTACTACATCTTGAAAGTTCACTACAGAATCAGGAGGATTTGCAGATACTGGCAAATCTCCTACATGAAAATAATACCGGGGCGATTGAGTACATGGCAGCTATGATGCCAGATATCATCATGCTCTTGCAAGATCGATGGGAGAAAGAGGGTGCCTACACAAATGAAACCACTGGACTACTTCTAAGTCAACTTGAAGTTGTACAAGATAATCATGAGGAATCTAAAACAATCCTTCAAAATCACCAATACACCCTGACTCAGATGGCCGATATTCAAAGTGAGACTTTAACCAATGTTACTAATATGACCGCAACTCAACGACAGACTCTGGATACTCTTGCTGATATAAGACAAACCGAGAGGCAGATGTTAGCGGCACAAACTGTGACTCAAAATACGCTGACCAATATGAACCAAACCCAGACACAGACTCTTAAAACTCTGAATGCAATGGCAAATACATTCAACCAAGTAGCTTCTCTCCTGGAGATACAAAGTCGACAGCTACATAATATGACAGTTGCGATGAATACCATGGTGTCTGTACTGgaaaatcaacaagacattcTTCAGAACATCTCCCGCTCTTCACCAGGAGCTTTGGACCCACGAATCCATCAGACTTATCCACCAAATCAATCTATTGAAAGTGGTAGCACTAATGCTGCTACCAGTGAGAAACCGACTACAACAGGTATGACCACTGGAACAGATGGTACGGCCACTGAAACAGCTCGTGTGACCACTAGAACAGCTCGTATAACCACTGGAACAGCTCGTATGACCACTGGAACAGCTGGTATGACCCCTGGAACAGATCGTATGACCACTGAAACACCTGGTATGACCACGGAAAGAGCTGGTATTACCACTGACAGAGTTGAGATGCCCACAACAGAACTGCCTGAGATGACCACTAACGTACTTACTACTGTAGTGACTGCTCCTCCTATACAGAATTGCTTGGATCTAGTCTTCCTCGGAGATTACCCTTCTGGGATCTACTCAATCACTCCTAATCAAGGCTCTTCATATAATGTATATTGTGAAATGGAAACCGAGTTTGGTGGATGGACTGTATTCCAGAAAAGATTTGATGGATCGGTCGATTTTTATCGCGGATGGTTAGCGTGGAATGATTATAAAGAGGGTTTCGGAAGCTTGGATGGAGAGTTTTGGTTAGGACTAGAACGTCTACATCTTCTGACTTCTTCATCAGGGAAATCCTGGGAACTGATGATAAAACTAGAGGATTTCAATAACGACACAGCCTACGAGATTTATCAGCCTTTTAGCATTGGTAATGAAGCATCTAATTATACGCTTTATGTTGGGTCCTACTACATTGGTAATGCTGGGAATTCATTATCTAGTAACAATCGGAGGCATTTTACAACCTACAATAGGGATAATGATAACTGGTCTAGTAGTAACTGTGCTAGATCTAGACAAGGTGCCTGGTGGTATGGGCGTACCTATTACTATCATGATGATTGTAGTTACTCCAACTTAAATGGTAGGTATCTAGGTCCTACAGGAAACGATCTCACAGGAATGTACTGGTATGACTGGAAACGTTCTTATCGATCCCTCAAGGCATCGACTATGATGATGAGACCTTTAACAGAATAA